The genomic DNA GCTTTCCATACTTCAAACCTTGAAAACTTCATTATACAAAAATTACTTAAATTCTTCTACATACATTAGCTACTTCCACACGTCGCTGAGACCGATTGGCAGGCATCCCAAGCAGCTCATCCCATTACCGCCCAATCGAAGGTCAACTCCCCACCCCTCATTCAAACGCCCCACTACGCTCGCTGGTAATTTAATCCCTTCGACGCGCTGTCGCCGTCTGTCGCTGCCTGTAGTACGCATTGCGGATTGCATCTCCCGGCTCGAGGGATGCGAAAACCCGgggcgaacacacacacacacactggctggctgactCACAAGCGGCTTCTCTACAGGCGTTGCCATTTCATAAATCATCCACTGCGCCGACATTGTCAACACGGGCCGGTATGCGATACTCATTTGGTCGGGCGCGCTTGGATATGGTCGAATTGTCGAATAACTTCTTCCAGAGCGTTGCCGGCGAGTACCGGTCGGTTGGAAACTCAATACTGCGGAAACTAATAACATCCCATCGGTGGTGCGTAGTGAGCGGGCCTGGTCTGGCTCTGCTAGGTCGGGTGTTGCTCCGACGTAAGCTTATGCGCAAATTGTAACACCTTCCCGTCGTCTACTTTCCTTCGATtgttctgtgcgtgtgtgtgtcgtgccGTGCAAGCGACACAATATTACTGACCACAAAAGCCACAAAACATGGACCAGTTACTGGTCCAGTGACAGCAGAAAGATTCCTTCCAAGGCGTATAAATGGCCATGCATCTTGCTAAACCACACATTAATTAAGCACCGGTACCAATCGGAGCTTCTGGGATTAAGTTTCAAACCGAATCGGATTGGTGATGCTTTTGCTCGTGGCAGAATTTTTACTACCAAGATTTCGTTGTTTAAAAATTCGGTTAACAAACTCCGCGTTTAAAAGAACATCCCCGGAgcatcccaaaaaaaaaccacagaAAGCCCCCCAAAAGACCCGTTTTCCAATCTGATTCAACTGTAAGAGATTTTGCACAAAAGAGTCAACGACGAGCTACAAAAATGCACGGTAAATAATCgtcgccacaaaaaaaaaattgggggTTTTGCAAAAAGGTTTTTCGTCCTTGGCTTTTTGCTTTCATTACACACTATTTTCCAATTACGCACACGCGCTACCTTTTCTCAAGCACAGCTGGATTTCCGCAGCTTCGCCCCGGGGACATTTGGATACAACGCAACAACAAAGTAAAAGAGATAAACCGCTTGGCGTCTGAAGATGAAACTTCTGTGGTCAAGTTTGTTATCCTTTTTGTTGGGAgaggtttcttttctttccacccTTCCAACCTTCTTCTGGCGAAAGATCTGGCTGGCCGTTGTTGGGCGCCAGATTGTTTGTACTTTAAAATTGCGTAAAGCAAGCGGACGATGAGTCAACGGTGCGTtatctgctgctgccggttgaGCTTTTATtcagtttgtgtgtttttgtgtgtgttccggACCCTTCGTTAGAGTAGCAATTGATCTTTTTCAACATACCCAAACCCCTATCTTGGTGAAAAATTACGCGATCCTTTGTTCAACAACTACAACACCAGACAGGACAAACAAATAAAGATCAATGGAAAGATCAAACCATGGAGTTGATCCttttataaaaaaaggttCTACTCGTTGACAATCATGGACCCGGTATGCATATTTATTAAACGGTTTGTTATGATAAATCTTTACTTGAAATGCTCGTGATGGAACATTTACTATGCTCCCAAACATTTACAGGCAAAACCAAaacgtaaaatatttaaaagatttaaaaaacaaactaaaggGAGTAAGAATTATAAGGTTTTTATATTATCCATAGATAATTACCAAAGATAGAAtggaaaacatatttaaatgACATGTCAATTTAGAAAAAagtcctttttttattcataaagaacggcctggccgtattgctagaaaAAAGTCCTTTAATTTTGCACAAACTCCATAACGATTTGAATCATAAGCATCAGTTTAGTTCACCTAGAAACAGGTGATCTGTAGTGATTGTAAAAAAGGCTTTGAATAATAAATGCTTCTAAAAAAACAGGGGCGGTCTGATGGCCGAGACGATAAAAGACAGTCGATAAAAAGTAAGACAAGTACGGATTAGTTCATGGAACATACATCGATATGATTTTATGGTCAGTTGCATTATTAGACTAAAACCCGATGAGAATGCTCATATTGCTACTACATTCTATCAATGTTTAGAAACTCATCTGCCATGATATTTCTTCACAATTTATACTTATGTCATTGCAACATTGAACGAAAGGTGCATATTCGTCGACCTGAGCAACCAAAGCCACAACTAGACTCACCACAAACAAATCGGTTACGATATCTgtgcgacacacacacacacactcccatcAATCATTACCAATTAATTTGGTTTGTCATCGTAAAAagttcaccatcatcatcatcatctctgTCATCATCAGCAATTCGTCGTTCGTTCGGGTTCGGTTGCCACCGTGAAAGCTTTCAACTCCTCGTGAAAAACGTCTCATCCCCTTCAGCAGGGTgtgcaaaattaaaatttacgaTCTATTCATTCCACGCCATTATGGTGGTTCGCATTTTCGGCACCGAAACGATTGAAAAGCGTTTGTCCTGATGAAAATACTTGCACCCTCTCCTCGGGGCTTGCCACAATATTTTCCCCAAGCAAAGCAACAATAATTGATGGAACGCCATTAGTACACCAGCCCGGTAAGTGTGGGGGAGAAGTGATGGAGATGGCGAGAAGGACAAATGTAATCATTTGATGGGCAAATTCCAACCACAGCTCGTAAAATCCCAACACATTTCGgttacagagagagagagagtgaaagataGTGGGAGTGTTCCTTGCGGTAAAGAAAAGAACAtctaaaagcttttttcttcttcttttcaccCCAAAATGGCGGGGATTCTTTTGAGTACTTTTCGCACGTTGCCGCGTTCCCTCTTTAAAATGGGGACCCCCTATAATGGTTGTTGTTAAGGTTCCGCACGGGTTCCTGCCATCGAGTGGTGTAATATGCACATGGCTGTAACCGTCAAGACTCGCTCtctccaaccaaccaacccattTTTCACCTCGTTCGGGCGCTTCACAATTTACACGTCTGCTCTGTCGTTACTGGCTAAGATCAATTTGACAGTTCTTTTATCATTGCTTGCGCCCATTTATTCATCCGGGTTGCTTGGCAGGCAATAGCAACCGGGGAAGCAACCAAAACAAAGAAGGATCTGCAGAACATTTGTAGCAGGCACGGTGATGAGTTCTCCTCTACAACTAGTCCCCATCAAGGCAGGCAATGATTAATCTGACGTTTAATTACAATCCGCGGCACAAACACATGACAGCGAGAGCAAATGGTTCTCCGGTTGAAAACAAACCCAGTCACCGGTCGGTTCGTGTTCGAAAAGTGTTGGAAAGAATTATGCACCACGAATGTGTAACTTCCGTTGTGGTGGTGTAATGGAAAGAAGATTCACGAGAAGAACAGTTGGTTAGTTTACATTACATTCCCCCTCACTGCTGTTGCCACTGTTGCTGTCCTGTTGTTTTATGACGCTTTTTTCCCTTGTAAAAATTTaatggcttttgtttttcgtgccagtgattttctttctgGGAGAAATACCTTTGGCCACAACaaactcacatacacacaagcacactgGTTTGTTTAAGTCTACATACATATGTATGTACTTCAATCCCGGATCCCAATAAACGGCAAACCATCGACTGTGACTTGTTACTTACATTTTTGCCGACTGCAAGCAACATTCAATCGTTGACCCGGAAtgagataaacaaacaaagcagcCAAGAAACACGAAAAGCGCACCGTTATCGTTTTCCATCCCATACGCGTATGTTGCACGTGGCCCCCGGGGCCGATGCTGCTTACAGTATTAACGAACCAACCGATCCGTACCGAGCCTGTCACAAGAGACATCGGTTTCTTTTGTGTTTCTCCCTTATGTGCACCTGTAGCTGCTGCTATCGAGCTTATCGATTCCACTCTATTTACACGTTCCGGTTCGTTTGATCTGGCATACATTGTATCGAATGGGTGATGTTTATGCAAAAACAAAGCTTATTTGTGTGACTCTGTTCCTGTGGGGTGACGTATATCAATCAAATGGCAAGGTTAAAGGAATGTTTTCTATACCAACTACTGACTCCTGTTGACTTACACTAGTCTGCAGACGATTGATGTTATCTCGGGCATCACCCTTCCGAAGCATTATTATCTGGGTCTACAGGACACAAATGGGACTACCAGCGATTTGAAGGTCGAGATATTTTTATCACACAATCTCGATCGAATTCTGAACTGTGTTTCCCCAAGTGAACAGACAACCCTTGGGTGTGGTGTAAATCGGAAGGCAACAGAGAGGGAAAGAGTAGTACAAGAGGTCCTCCTAACAGAATAGAAACAGTTCTTAAGGACACTCCACCGGAACTTGATAATGTAAACTTCCCATCAGCAAAACACTGTACCGAGAACCATCATCACCCAACGAAACTGATTGGGAAACGAGGTACTGTCAGGACAACGTGAGTTCACTCCACCATCCCGGTCCAGGCAGTTGACCTAAATCGAAAGCAATCTCGTGCGCCCTGAACGAAGGGAACGTAGTAACGCTGAACTTCTACGCACACCAACTCGACTCAGGAACGAGgtcggtgtgtgtttggccGAGCTCTATCGGCACAGGTTGGTTATCTGATGATGGAAAGATTAATTGAGCGTTCGTTACAAATTGATGATGGCCAATTCCTGGGCCCCCCAAGGGTCAAATGGCGTGACTGTTAACGAAAATGCTGCGGACACTGCGGGAGATGACAGGTTTTCATTTCCTTCGGTCGCATCCGGTTGTGCTGTTCGCGGTTTGGGAGTTGACGAGGGAGTTCGTTTTAGTACAGTTTTTGCTGTACGAAAAATGTTGGAATATTGCTTGATAAGAATGTTTCATAAATGTGTTCTAAGTGTAAGGAATAACTCTTCAAATCTGCTTGCCTTTTTTCCGAAAACTGTCAGCGGAATGCTCATTACGGCGCATCTGTTGCTAATCGTCTCGTTTtcccagattttttttttgatatcACATTCCACACAGTAGGCCGGAGTCTTCTAGCCGAAAATGGAAATGCTTTCCATGGAAATCGTGTTCGCGTGAAAAGCGCGCTCGCATTCCAGATGTGATCTCCTTGGCAACCCAAGAGGTGTGTGCGTGACAGTGCAATGGATTACTTTGACTGCTTGTTTGACTATGAAAACTCTCCCGTAAAGGGGCTGGTGGGGTGAACGGGGAAAAGCTTTCCTAGAAGAAGAAAGCCCACCAAGCGACTACCACGTGGAAAAACGAGCTTTGCGAAACCCATCGCCACTCCGATGGGATTAAAACACTGACATCAGCGGAAGGAAAATGGTCGAAAAATGGGACGAAAATCTAAACAAATGGTGTAAACGTGACAAAACTTTTACGGGTCTGATTGCAGGgggatttaaaacaaaactctcgGCACAGTTTGTTGGCTGTGGACAACGACGGTATACAAAGGACCAGGAAAGGGCcgaatcaccaccaccaaaaaggaaaacgcgATTGTTAAACGTTTAAACGAGACACTGCTTGCTAAACCTGGCCATTTAACGTAAAATGATCCGGGGAGGAGTACCACACTGCTATGACCCCCTTAATTGACCTTATCGAGGTTGGAGATGGAAAGCTGGAAAGGTGATAAGCGCTGGAAAATGCTCGACAATGAACACGGTAAAAGAAAACGCAAACAAATATGCTTTTCTGCCTTAAGGGAAGTCGTGCTAAACACGCTTCGTTCGTAAAGCAGTAAACGAAAACGCGAAGCAAAGATCGGTGTGCTGTTTGCACTGGAAGCACGTGGGAGGATCTTAACCAACTCTTCAAATAGCCTCCAAGCAACAGAGCGGGTGAGACACGGCGCTACACGAACAGCGCCGAAAAGTAAACTGACTGTCTCATTGTCGCGTGGTTTTGTCCAAAAAGAAATCATCAAAAAAAGCttataaaaacattttccttccacttaatttccactctctctctctctctctctctctctctctctctctctctctatcttccCAGCTGCGTGAATATGTCTGTTTGTGATTAGAATTCGGATAAACCCGGTTGCCTTCCTTCCCAGGCGGCTATCGTCATCATCACGTCCCCGGGCTTAATTCGAATGTCGCGTGACATTTTCCGCCAAACGATTGTTTTCACCTTCCGCCCTACTTTCCCCCTACAAGCTTATTTTATTACACCTCCAATTGTTGTAATTGGATGGGTCTATTTTTCCACGGGTTTTCCACATTTTAACAACAGCATGCCGAAGctgcttcgtttcgtttcgtgcagatgtttttttctgttccacCGTGGTAAATTCTTCGGCAAACAACAATGACCTGACTGGCGGCTGTCAGTACTTTCGATTCTATCGCCACGAAACCGGtccgttttcttttcgggTCCTTTCGTTCGGACCGATAAAAGGAAAGTAATCGCTAGCCAGTATCGATAGAATGGTGCGATATTAGATGGATGAagcaaaatggaaatggaTTCGGTAATGTTATAAAGCACATCTTTTCACGGATGGGATGGCTgaatcgagagagagcgagagagatagggCAGTAGAATCTTCATGACAAAGGCAATCGAAcctagaaaaataaacaatttcaaGTGAATGCTGTAAGTGGGttgaaaatgtgttttatcaatgttttttttatcagcaAATCTAAACAGACGAATAATGTTTGAAACACTTAAGCGCACGGGCGGTCCTCTTTAACCAgctactaggcgcctccatcgaatcTGTTCTCAGCACTTTCACCATCAATGTTTGTGCGTTTCGCACTCATTGTACGTTTCATTTGTATTAGTTTCgccatttaaattttacttttaaGATTTTAAAACCAGATTTACGAGGAGAGTAACAAATGAGATATGATAGGAAAACTCACCCAAAAATCGCTTGCGGGTTTCGGCATGGAAAATACCCAAAATTGCTGAGTTTCTTAGAATCCTGCTCGTAATGGTTATATTTAAAGTTCACGgattcatctttttttttcctccagttCACAAACTTAACTTTGACATTATACGTACGCACACATCGCGATCGCCTCCGTAGGTCGTCTTGCCTGGCTGGGACCCACTCAGCTCTGGATGGGGGGTGATTCTTCTGTAATCTGCCAATTAATTTTATACCTCTACATGAAAATGAACATTCCGCCCCGGTAGGTTGGTTGCTAATTTCGTGAGAAAATGAGTCAAGCGATTTGCGAGAAGCCGGAAACTTTCCGCACACAAAAGCCGGAAAAGTCGGATCAATTTTGATGAGCGTCGACCTCAGCTGCCATGTATGCCGCCTTTTGCAGCTTTCAACTTTTGGCTTGTACGAGAGCAATGATAACAATTTACTGTAGCGAAAAGTTTCTAATCACGGCCGGAAAATTACTACTTACTGGGCGAATGAGTTGAAATTCCGGCTCGGTTCGGGCTGATAACAATGTAAAAGAGGGCATCAGAGATTGTTAATCTATTAGGGGTGTAGATTGCTTATATTATTGCTATCCCAAAACCGTGAATAGTTTTAAACATGTGGACATTCAGCAATTTTTAAGACTAATTCTTTGTTTGCCTTGTTGTTTTATCTTTGCAGGCACACCTTCAACTGAAAACCGTGTCCTTTTCCATCACATCTTTCCAATCATCCTGCCACACGatccagcaaacaaacaaacatggaACCGATGGAAGCCAGGGTGGCAATGCTGCAGGACCTCAAGATCCAATCGTTTGACACGATTCGCTTCGCTTCCTATCGCACAGCGTGCAAGCTGCGATACGTACAGAAATCGACCAACCGTAAGTAAGGCACCttgggaagagagagagagagagagagagttgagTGCCCGACAGTTCCCAACAGCAGTTCCCGGCAGTTGCTAATATCCTAATTGATTTCTGTTTCTTATTTCCGTCCGCCTCTCCTTCCGATCCGGGGCGCAGTGCACTTGGTCGACATCTGGAACGTAATAGAGGCATTCCGTGAAAATGGACTGAACACACTCGAGCCCCAGAACGAGGTCAGCGTGAGCCGGCTCGAAACGCTCGTCTCGTCGCTGTATCACAATCTAAACAAGCGGCTGCCACCGACCCAGCAGGTGCACGTCGATTCGAAGGCAAGCTTGCTGCTGAACTGGCTGCTGGCCGCTTACTCCGGCGACAACTCGGGCAAGATACGTGTGTTTTCGATCAAGGTGGCACTTGCGATCATGTGCGCCGGCAAGATGGTCGATAAATTGCGATGTAAGTCTACGACGAGCACACGACGATTCCCAACATCGACCGGTATTGATTTAcatccttttctttttgtttcttcccccggtctGCTAGATATCTTCTCGCAAATCTCCGACGGTGCTGGCCAGCTAATACACTGGAAATTGGGCGATTTCCTGCGCGAAGTGCTTGCGCTTCCGGCAGCCGTCTTCGAGTCGCCCACCTTCTTCTACAAAGAGGGTCTCGAGTCGGAAATCTTCCCGGTGGAGAACAAAATCACGGTAAACGATTTCATGGCCGGCTTCATGACCGAACCGGGACCGGCCTGTCTCGTGTGGATGCCGCTGCTGCACCGGCTCGCTACCGTCGAATCTGTCGTGCACCCGACCGTGTGTTCGGTGTGTATGCGGGAAAACTTTACCGGTTTCCGTTACCGTTGCCAACGTTGCCATGGGTATCAGCTGTGCCAGGACTGTTTCTGGCAGGGGCGCGTATCGCTGAACCACCAGAACGATCACGAGGTGAAGGAGTACTCGAGCTACAAAAGCCCCAGCAAACAGATTGGCCATTCGCTGCGCAAAAGTTTCCGCTGCGTGCCGGACAAACAGATCCAGGCCCTGCCCCGGTTTCCCGAGCAGCCCGAGAAAACGCTCAACCTATCGCACATTGTCCCGCCGTCACCGTTGCCGTCACACAACGGATTCCCTGACGGGGGTATACCGGGGCTGTACGATCGCAGCAGTACACTGGACTCGCGGTAAGGAGATGGGTGGGAGGAGGGTTGGTGGCGGGGATGAGCAGTTTAATAAAACGCTTTCCCTTCATCCAGGGCAACCGGATTATCGCTCGACAGTAACGGTACGTCCGGAACGCGTGGTGGAGCCGTTAATTCCAACGATGAGGAGCACAGACTGATCGCGCGATACGCAGCACGCCTAGCACAGGAATCACGGACGGTACTTGCCCATTATGCACGACTGTTATTAACACACGCTTTAAGTCACCTTTTCTTTATCATCAACGCAGCCCGGTGGATCCGCGCCCGATCCGGTGCAGATAGGGCTGGACAGCTCACGGGCCCAGCGTGAACTGATCATGCAGCTCGAATCGAAGAACAAGGAGATAATGCGCGAAATTCAGAAACTACGCCGCCAGCAGGAAGCGGAACAGGTCGCACCGGAAAGTCCGGCCCTGATGAACGAGCTGCGCGCCCTTCGCCAGCGGAAGGGCGAGCTGGAGGGCCATCTGGGAGCGTTGCAGGATTCGCGGCGCCAGCTAATGGCACAGCTCGAGGGTCTCATGCGGATGCTTAAAAACCATCAAACGCAGAGCCCCCGGTCGACGCCCAACTCTAGTCCACGGTCGGGTAAAAGCCCACCGATACCGCAGGGTACGtcgcgttgttttttttttcattctctcGCGTTGTTGGCCAACTAATTGCCAACTCTCGCGTTGCAGGACCACCGATGCCAAACCAAGGTTCACGGCAGGGACCGATGAACCCCGGCGGTTCCGGAATGCCACCCAATGTACCACCCGGTATGCTTCCGCCCGGTGTTGGTGGAATGCACGGGCAGGATCCGCACATGGGTCCCGGAGGCGGTGGTATGGATATGCGGGGATACGCACCAAATGGAAACAACAGTGAGTAGCGccttctgtgtgtgcgtgtgtgtgttagacTGTGATATTCTCTCTCCACTTCGCTAATCACTCCCATTTCCTCTTTCCTGTCCCATCAAATAAGCCCAAAGCATTGTACTGTGAGCTCATGAAGTTTACCCTAACGACATTTAATCAtcaaaaagcaaagcaaagcttCAGGCTGCTTCATCCAGAGTTGCTAATTCTGTTCTGTTTGCTCGTTGTTTGCGTCTCTGTACCGTTTCTGTGATTGCATATCGGCGCTTGTGCGTCTCTCATCCAGGCATAAAACGTTTGTTTCAACGCGCTTAAACTAGAACAAATTAATTTCACTTTCTAATCGGTGTCGGACATTTGATTTTAACCAGCTAATCAGATTTTCAGTTGTCGCTTCATTCGATAGTCATTTTTCGGTTTTGACCCATACTTCCAGTACACACTCATCTAGCTATTAATCTcctattgttttgcttctttttcaaCCGATTTTGGGTTGTGTCTCGCCTCATATATGTGTGTTCATGTGTTTTGcatcccatcatcatcatcatcatcatgatcatcgtCATCGGTGTGTTTTCGCTGTTTTGAAGAACATTTCGATCCGCTTTTCGAATTATTACGCTTCCCA from Anopheles stephensi strain Indian chromosome 2, UCI_ANSTEP_V1.0, whole genome shotgun sequence includes the following:
- the LOC118506737 gene encoding dystrobrevin beta isoform X6, which produces MEPMEARVAMLQDLKIQSFDTIRFASYRTACKLRYVQKSTNLHLVDIWNVIEAFRENGLNTLEPQNEVSVSRLETLVSSLYHNLNKRLPPTQQVHVDSKASLLLNWLLAAYSGDNSGKIRVFSIKVALAIMCAGKMVDKLRYIFSQISDGAGQLIHWKLGDFLREVLALPAAVFESPTFFYKEGLESEIFPVENKITVNDFMAGFMTEPGPACLVWMPLLHRLATVESVVHPTVCSVCMRENFTGFRYRCQRCHGYQLCQDCFWQGRVSLNHQNDHEVKEYSSYKSPSKQIGHSLRKSFRCVPDKQIQALPRFPEQPEKTLNLSHIVPPSPLPSHNGFPDGGIPGLYDRSSTLDSRATGLSLDSNGTSGTRGGAVNSNDEEHRLIARYAARLAQESRTPGGSAPDPVQIGLDSSRAQRELIMQLESKNKEIMREIQKLRRQQEAEQVAPESPALMNELRALRQRKGELEGHLGALQDSRRQLMAQLEGLMRMLKNHQTQSPRSTPNSSPRSGKSPPIPQGPPMPNQGSRQGPMNPGGSGMPPNVPPGMLPPGVGGMHGQDPHMGPGGGGMDMRGYAPNGNNIFYAHYEGHLPPGVVHKPPMRYFSEGSDDDSIASSQHTMRHSLDFDEMHMTTHEWSEKDNTQWQEQFAAWSLNSQNQ
- the LOC118506737 gene encoding dystrobrevin beta isoform X4, which encodes MEPMEARVAMLQDLKIQSFDTIRFASYRTACKLRYVQKSTNLHLVDIWNVIEAFRENGLNTLEPQNEVSVSRLETLVSSLYHNLNKRLPPTQQVHVDSKASLLLNWLLAAYSGDNSGKIRVFSIKVALAIMCAGKMVDKLRYIFSQISDGAGQLIHWKLGDFLREVLALPAAVFESPTFFYKEGLESEIFPVENKITVNDFMAGFMTEPGPACLVWMPLLHRLATVESVVHPTVCSVCMRENFTGFRYRCQRCHGYQLCQDCFWQGRVSLNHQNDHEVKEYSSYKSPSKQIGHSLRKSFRCVPDKQIQALPRFPEQPEKTLNLSHIVPPSPLPSHNGFPDGGIPGLYDRSSTLDSRATGLSLDSNGTSGTRGGAVNSNDEEHRLIARYAARLAQESRTPGGSAPDPVQIGLDSSRAQRELIMQLESKNKEIMREIQKLRRQQEAEQVAPESPALMNELRALRQRKGELEGHLGALQDSRRQLMAQLEGLMRMLKNHQTQSPRSTPNSSPRSGKSPPIPQGPPMPNQGSRQGPMNPGGSGMPPNVPPGMLPPGVGGMHGQDPHMGPGGGGMDMRGYAPNGNNNNGSINNGGGGGPLGSRTNVAAAAAAAAGGGGRSDLHYAADSVSTAMSSLVRELNSDFDEMHMTTHEWSEKDNTQWQEQFAAWSLNSQNQ
- the LOC118506737 gene encoding dystrobrevin beta isoform X3, producing the protein MEPMEARVAMLQDLKIQSFDTIRFASYRTACKLRYVQKSTNLHLVDIWNVIEAFRENGLNTLEPQNEVSVSRLETLVSSLYHNLNKRLPPTQQVHVDSKASLLLNWLLAAYSGDNSGKIRVFSIKVALAIMCAGKMVDKLRYIFSQISDGAGQLIHWKLGDFLREVLALPAAVFESPTFFYKEGLESEIFPVENKITVNDFMAGFMTEPGPACLVWMPLLHRLATVESVVHPTVCSVCMRENFTGFRYRCQRCHGYQLCQDCFWQGRVSLNHQNDHEVKEYSSYKSPSKQIGHSLRKSFRCVPDKQIQALPRFPEQPEKTLNLSHIVPPSPLPSHNGFPDGGIPGLYDRSSTLDSRATGLSLDSNGTSGTRGGAVNSNDEEHRLIARYAARLAQESRTPGGSAPDPVQIGLDSSRAQRELIMQLESKNKEIMREIQKLRRQQEAEQVAPESPALMNELRALRQRKGELEGHLGALQDSRRQLMAQLEGLMRMLKNHQTQSPRSTPNSSPRSGKSPPIPQGPPMPNQGSRQGPMNPGGSGMPPNVPPGMLPPGVGGMHGQDPHMGPGGGGMDMRGYAPNGNNTAGGGGRSDLHYAADSVSTAMSSLVRELNSGTAHKTLLVLNGSALAFTSHSLFSHSSLIAFALSLSLSHSRTTSQCLSALFHRSTTASPRTAAPPSVCCLAN
- the LOC118506737 gene encoding dystrobrevin beta isoform X12, whose translation is MEPMEARVAMLQDLKIQSFDTIRFASYRTACKLRYVQKSTNLHLVDIWNVIEAFRENGLNTLEPQNEVSVSRLETLVSSLYHNLNKRLPPTQQVHVDSKASLLLNWLLAAYSGDNSGKIRVFSIKVALAIMCAGKMVDKLRYIFSQISDGAGQLIHWKLGDFLREVLALPAAVFESPTFFYKEGLESEIFPVENKITVNDFMAGFMTEPGPACLVWMPLLHRLATVESVVHPTVCSVCMRENFTGFRYRCQRCHGYQLCQDCFWQGRVSLNHQNDHEVKEYSSYKSPSKQIGHSLRKSFRCVPDKQIQALPRFPEQPEKTLNLSHIVPPSPLPSHNGFPDGGIPGLYDRSSTLDSRATGLSLDSNGTSGTRGGAVNSNDEEHRLIARYAARLAQESRTPGGSAPDPVQIGLDSSRAQRELIMQLESKNKEIMREIQKLRRQQEAEQVAPESPALMNELRALRQRKGELEGHLGALQDSRRQLMAQLEGLMRMLKNHQTQSPRSTPNSSPRSGKSPPIPQGPPMPNQGSRQGPMNPGGSGMPPNVPPGMLPPGVGGMHGQDPHMGPGGGGMDMRGYAPNGNNTHIHR
- the LOC118506737 gene encoding dystrobrevin beta isoform X10, which produces MEPMEARVAMLQDLKIQSFDTIRFASYRTACKLRYVQKSTNLHLVDIWNVIEAFRENGLNTLEPQNEVSVSRLETLVSSLYHNLNKRLPPTQQVHVDSKASLLLNWLLAAYSGDNSGKIRVFSIKVALAIMCAGKMVDKLRYIFSQISDGAGQLIHWKLGDFLREVLALPAAVFESPTFFYKEGLESEIFPVENKITVNDFMAGFMTEPGPACLVWMPLLHRLATVESVVHPTVCSVCMRENFTGFRYRCQRCHGYQLCQDCFWQGRVSLNHQNDHEVKEYSSYKSPSKQIGHSLRKSFRCVPDKQIQALPRFPEQPEKTLNLSHIVPPSPLPSHNGFPDGGIPGLYDRSSTLDSRATGLSLDSNGTSGTRGGAVNSNDEEHRLIARYAARLAQESRTPGGSAPDPVQIGLDSSRAQRELIMQLESKNKEIMREIQKLRRQQEAEQVAPESPALMNELRALRQRKGELEGHLGALQDSRRQLMAQLEGLMRMLKNHQTQSPRSTPNSSPRSGKSPPIPQGPPMPNQGSRQGPMNPGGSGMPPNVPPGMLPPGVGGMHGQDPHMGPGGGGMDMRGYAPNGNNNFDEMHMTTHEWSEKDNTQWQEQFAAWSLNSQNQ